Within the Candidatus Methylacidiphilales bacterium genome, the region CGAAGCGAGAGGGTCGCGTGTTTTTTTAGAACAAACGCCATCGCTTCGATAAGGCGATCGTAGCCTTTCCATCCGACAAGCCGTCCTGATGCAAAAATGGTGTGACAGCTTTTTATATACGGCTCGGCGGGTGAGAAGAAATCTGTATCCACGGGGTTGGGAATACACGGCGGTCTGACGCCTATTTTTTTTTTCGCTCGCTCCGCAATCGGTGCGCTCACAGCAAAAGCTGCATCTACAAATCGATAAAACTTCTCGCACCCGAAGAAATAGTCTTCGCCATGAAAGCCCATGACGATAAACGGCCGACGAGTCGCCTTTTTCTTCCAATAGGCGGCCAGCGGCCAATCGAAAGG harbors:
- a CDS encoding glycosyltransferase family 4 protein, whose amino-acid sequence is MKIGIFLPNATFDLPGAPEVGGIETFAFTIGEAWQQLGHEVVLYGGRPKYGRIHRRTSLSLRLHDYVETQHIPDLGTRFQRLVQRLHFGWTTRKEWLRENFDVILLSKPFDWPLAAYWKKKATRRPFIVMGFHGEDYFFGCEKFYRFVDAAFAVSAPIAERAKKKIGVRPPCIPNPVDTDFFSPAEPYIKSCHTIFASGRLVGWKGYDRLIEAMAFVLKKHATLSLR